The Phocoena phocoena chromosome 4, mPhoPho1.1, whole genome shotgun sequence genome contains a region encoding:
- the SENP2 gene encoding sentrin-specific protease 2 has translation MYKWLVRILGTIFRFCDRPVPPARALLKRRRSNSTLLSTVDTDEIPAKRPRLGCFIHQVKNSLYNAASLFGFPFQLTTKPMVTSACNGTRNVVPSGEVFSNSSSSELTDSGSWNNMLKLGNKSPNGISDYPKIRVTVTRDQPRRVLPSFGFTLSSEAYNRRPGGRRHSKGNLESSLTWKPQEQVVTEMISEEGGKGLRRPRCTVEEGVQKEEREKYRRLLERLKEGGHGNTVPPVTSTHHSSQRSQMDTLKTKGWGQEQSHGVKTTQFVPKQYRVVETRGPLCSVRSEKRCSKGKLSDTEKTLGIRLENEGRRGLQLEPDLSEEVSARLRLGSGSNGLLRRKMSILETKEKNCSSKERDKRTDDLLELTEDMEKEISNALGHGPQDEILSSAFKLRITRGDIQTLKNYHWLNDEVINFYMNLLVERNKKQGYPALYAFSTFFYPKLKSGGYQAVKRWTKGVNLFEQELILVPIHRKVHWSLVVIDLRKKCLKYLDSMGQKGHRICEILLQYLQDESKTKRNIDLNVLEWTHYSMKPHEIPQQLNGSDCGMFTCKYADYISRDKPITFTQHQMPLFRKKMVWEILHQQLL, from the exons ATGTACAAATGGCTGGTTAGGATTCTCGGCACCATTTTCCGTTTCTGTGATCGGCCGGTGCCTCCTGCCCGGGCCCTCCTGAAGAGGCGGCGCTCGAACAG caCTCTGCTTTCTACAGTGGACACTGATGAAATACCAGCCAAAAGACCGAGATTag GTTGCTTTATTCACCAAGTGAAAAACAGTCTCTACAATGCTGCCAGCTTATTTGGATTCCCATTCCAGCTGACCACAAAGCCCATGGTGACTTCTGCTTGTAATGGAACACGGAATGTTGTCCCTTCAGGAGAG gTATTTTCGAACTCTTCATCTTCTGAACTGACAGATTCTGGATCCTGGAACAACATGCTGAAACTGG GTAATAAATCTCCTAATGGAATAAGTGACTATCCAAAGATCAGAGTGACAGTAACTCGAGATCAGCCACGCAGAGTCTTGCCTTCCTTTGG ttttACTTTGAGCTCAGAAGCCTATAATAGAAGACCAGGTGGCCGTCGCCATAGCAAAGGCAATCTGGAGAGTTCCTTAACGTGGAAGCCTCAGGAACAGGTTGTAACAGAGATGATTTCTGAAGAGGGTGGCAAGGGTCTGAGGCGTCCCCGTTGTACTGTGGAGGAG GGTGTtcaaaaagaggagagagagaaataccgAAGGTTATTGGAGCGACTTAAAGAAGGTGGTCATGGAAATACTGTTCCTCCTGTTACTTCAACTCATCATAG TTCTCAAAGAAGTCAGATGGACACATTAAAGACCAAAGGCTGGGGGCAAGAGCAAAGTCATGGAGTCAAAACAACTCAGTTTGTTCCAAAACAAT ATAGAGTTGTTGAAACAAGGGGACCTCTGTGTTCAGTGAGAAGTGAAAAGAG GTGTTCAAAGGGGAAACTTTCTGATACAGAGAAGACACTTGGAATCAGACTAGAAAATGAAGGT AGGAGGGGACTCCAGCTGGAACCTGACTTATCTGAAGAAGTGTCAGCCCGACTGCGCCTGGGCAGTGGAAGCAATGGCTTACTCAGGAGGAAGATGTCAATActtgagacaaaagaaaaaaattgctcaAGCAAAGAGAGGGATAAAAGGACAGATGATCTTCTTGAACTTACAGAG gacatggaaaaggaaatcagTAATGCTCTAGGCCATGGCCCACAGGATGAGATCCTAAGTAGTGCTTTCAAATTACGAATCACTCGAGGAGATATCCAGACCTTGAAGAACTATCACTGGCTCAATGATGaa GTCATTAATTTTTACATGAATCTCCTggtggaaagaaataaaaaacaagggtATCCAGCACTTTATGCATTCAGTACTTTCTTCTATCCAAAATTAAAGTCTGGGGGTTACCAAGCAGTGAAAAGATGGACCAAAGGGGTCAATCTCTTTGAACAGGAACTTATTCTGGTGCCTATTCATCGGAAGGTACATTGGAGCCTGGTG gtgatAGACCTAAGAAAAAAGTGTCTTAAATATCTGGATTCTATGGGACAAAAGGGCCACAGGATCTGTGAGATTCTCCT TCAGTATTTACAGGATGAAAGTAAGACCAAAAGAAATATTGACCTGAATGTTTTGGAGTGGACCCACTACAGCATGAAGCCACAT gaGATTCCTCAACAGTTGAATGGGAGTGATTGTGGAATGTTTACTTGTAAATATGCAGATTATATCTCTAGGGACAAACCTATCACATTTACTCAG CACCAGATGCCTCTGTTCCGGAAGAAGATGGTGTGGGAAATCCTTCATCAGCAGTTGCTGTGA